In Nitrosospira briensis C-128, a genomic segment contains:
- the bamC gene encoding outer membrane protein assembly factor BamC, whose translation MMVALCLAVAVAGCSLLPEAKKINYKSAGKLPPLEIPPDLTMPSSDERYIVPDINPTGTATFSAYDKERNKSSGTGGGSAILPTVDEGGVRMERSGTQRWLVVTGEPEDIWPVVKEFWQELGFIVKVEMPAAGVMETDWAENRAKIPDDIIRNTLGKFLDTLYSTAERDKFRTRLERGEDGATEIYISHRGMDEVMEGDTRTRWQPRPADPDLEAEMLSRLMMRFGVAEERARTAVANAGNAPERARLTGEKNEVLTVNEAIDRSWRRVGLALDRIGFTVEDRNRSQGIYFVRYINPDIDSGAGPGFLSKLLFWRDEKDEKRDQFRIQLSEAGAAGESTDVKVLNSEGEPEKSSDANRILKLLHEQLK comes from the coding sequence ATGATGGTCGCGCTATGTTTAGCGGTGGCCGTGGCAGGATGCAGTCTGCTACCGGAAGCAAAGAAAATAAATTACAAGTCGGCGGGTAAACTTCCACCGTTGGAGATCCCGCCCGATTTAACCATGCCTAGTTCGGATGAGCGCTATATCGTTCCGGATATCAACCCGACGGGAACCGCAACTTTTTCCGCTTATGATAAAGAGCGCAACAAAAGCTCCGGAACCGGGGGCGGCAGTGCCATTCTACCCACCGTGGATGAGGGCGGTGTGCGCATGGAGCGCTCGGGCACTCAGCGCTGGCTGGTGGTGACAGGTGAACCTGAGGACATATGGCCGGTAGTAAAAGAGTTCTGGCAGGAATTGGGTTTTATCGTCAAGGTTGAAATGCCCGCAGCCGGCGTGATGGAAACCGACTGGGCAGAAAATCGTGCGAAGATTCCGGATGATATTATCCGTAACACGCTGGGTAAATTTCTGGATACCCTTTATTCGACCGCCGAGCGCGACAAGTTTCGTACTCGTCTGGAACGCGGAGAGGACGGTGCCACCGAGATTTACATCAGCCATCGCGGCATGGACGAGGTGATGGAGGGTGATACTCGTACCCGCTGGCAGCCTCGGCCTGCCGATCCGGATCTGGAGGCGGAGATGCTTTCGCGCCTGATGATGCGATTCGGGGTCGCGGAAGAGCGTGCGAGAACGGCAGTAGCCAACGCTGGTAACGCGCCGGAGCGCGCGCGCCTGACGGGCGAAAAAAATGAAGTGCTTACCGTGAATGAGGCCATTGACCGTTCCTGGCGACGGGTGGGACTGGCGCTTGACCGTATTGGTTTTACCGTCGAGGATCGTAATCGCTCGCAAGGGATTTATTTCGTGCGTTATATCAACCCTGACATTGACAGTGGTGCCGGGCCAGGCTTTCTCTCGAAACTTCTCTTCTGGCGCGACGAGAAGGACGAGAAGCGGGATCAATTCCGCATCCAGTTAAGTGAAGCCGGAGCGGCAGGAGAAAGCACCGATGTCAAGGTATTGAATAGCGAGGGCGAACCAGAGAAATCGAGTGACGCAAACCGCATATTGAAATTGCTTCATGAACAATTGAAGTGA